One segment of Vibrio gazogenes DNA contains the following:
- a CDS encoding sigma-54-dependent transcriptional regulator, which yields MRNQQYRVLVADDDENILNTLRLILKVRHFDVVTVNSPELALEQVKQADADIALIDLNYQLDTTSGQEGLDLIQRIKTIDSELPVVVMTGWGSVDIAVEAMQYGAVDFIEKPWDNERLVHILNTQIRLSEGLKKQFRLQQQNQLLQEQLNLCAFDNIVAFSPVMKNLMASLMLIAESDANILLTGENGTGKSLLASYIHRYSSRSEQEFISVDMSCIPDTLFESEMFGHVKGAFTDAKQQRIGRFELADGGTLFLDEIGNMPVSQQSKLLRVLEEKQFEKVGGAKTQQVDVRVVSATNADLNEMIGDRSFRQDLFYRLNTFEFRVPSLRERVEDIIPLIERFGQIYTEKYRKPLGEFTDEAIAILQSYDWPGNVRELSHVVERLVLLSQGKALDKSLLKCVLPDYQEGDISQSSALPPQSNFVAGNSDVDSGNVAHSTTLEEIEQEVLKQRLDYFDGNACLAAESLGLSRSTFYRRLGKTK from the coding sequence ATGCGTAATCAACAATATCGGGTTTTAGTCGCAGACGATGATGAGAATATCCTGAACACACTGAGATTAATCCTCAAAGTCCGCCATTTTGATGTGGTGACGGTCAATTCGCCGGAACTTGCTTTGGAACAGGTGAAACAAGCCGATGCAGATATTGCGTTAATCGATCTGAATTATCAGTTGGATACGACTTCTGGACAGGAAGGTCTGGACTTGATTCAACGGATCAAAACTATCGACAGTGAGTTGCCTGTTGTGGTGATGACCGGATGGGGCTCGGTCGATATTGCCGTTGAAGCGATGCAATACGGAGCGGTGGATTTTATAGAGAAGCCTTGGGATAACGAACGGCTGGTGCATATTCTCAATACTCAGATTCGGTTGAGTGAAGGCTTAAAGAAACAGTTCCGCTTGCAGCAGCAGAACCAATTGTTGCAGGAACAGCTTAACTTATGTGCTTTCGACAATATTGTGGCGTTTTCTCCGGTGATGAAAAATCTGATGGCGTCATTGATGTTGATCGCTGAGAGTGACGCCAATATTTTACTGACCGGAGAAAATGGAACTGGGAAGAGTCTGTTGGCAAGTTATATTCACCGGTATTCTTCCAGATCAGAACAAGAATTTATCTCTGTGGATATGAGCTGTATTCCGGATACGTTGTTTGAAAGTGAAATGTTTGGCCATGTGAAAGGCGCATTTACCGATGCCAAACAGCAACGTATTGGGCGGTTTGAACTGGCGGATGGTGGTACATTGTTTCTGGATGAAATCGGTAATATGCCGGTCAGCCAGCAGTCGAAACTGTTGCGGGTTCTGGAAGAAAAGCAGTTTGAGAAAGTCGGCGGGGCGAAAACCCAGCAGGTTGATGTTCGGGTCGTGTCTGCCACAAATGCTGATTTGAATGAGATGATCGGTGACAGGTCGTTCCGTCAGGACCTCTTTTACCGCCTGAATACTTTTGAATTTCGGGTGCCATCACTGCGGGAACGGGTTGAAGATATTATCCCGCTGATCGAGCGGTTTGGGCAGATTTACACCGAGAAATACCGTAAGCCGCTCGGTGAGTTTACTGATGAAGCAATTGCCATCCTGCAATCTTATGATTGGCCGGGTAATGTTCGTGAACTGAGTCATGTGGTTGAACGTTTGGTCCTGCTGAGTCAGGGAAAAGCCTTAGATAAGTCACTACTCAAATGCGTGTTACCCGATTATCAGGAAGGCGACATCTCTCAGAGTTCTGCCTTACCACCACAGAGCAATTTTGTTGCAGGAAACAGCGACGTAGACTCCGGCAATGTGGCGCACTCAACCACACTGGAAGAAATTGAGCAGGAAGTTCTAAAACAGCGTCTGGACTATTTTGACGGTAATGCCTGTCTGGCTGCCGAGTCTCTGGGATTGAGCCGGAGTACTTTCTACCGACGCTTAGGTAAGACCAAATGA
- the rlmF gene encoding 23S rRNA (adenine(1618)-N(6))-methyltransferase RlmF yields the protein MSQKRKPTKSKSSLSAKPSSDVSVKKVGAPKGLHPRNKHQGRYNFVELINVLPDLKKHVAKNPNGEPTINFSDPLAVKLLNKALLNRYYQITTWDIPQGYLCPPIPGRADYIHRAADLLSHEPDLVLAQVKALDIGVGANCIYPIIGVCDYGWHYTASDIDPVSIKSANRIAASNAVLQGKVECRLQQDSRCLFKGIIQPGERYHITTCNPPFHQSQQAALQGTQRKLSNLNANRMKRGHAGHNQNQPQPTLNFGGQNAELWCPGGEATFIKNMALESREFAEQVLWFTTLISKKENVRWMQKQLQKVGVQEIQIVEMSQGQKRSRFIAWTFMTASQRQQWLITSARVSK from the coding sequence ATGAGCCAAAAAAGAAAGCCGACAAAGTCTAAATCTTCGCTGTCTGCAAAACCATCATCTGATGTTAGTGTGAAGAAAGTGGGGGCTCCGAAAGGGCTACACCCACGGAATAAACATCAGGGACGCTACAATTTTGTTGAATTGATCAACGTGTTACCCGATCTGAAAAAGCATGTTGCGAAGAATCCGAATGGTGAACCGACGATCAATTTTTCTGATCCGCTGGCCGTGAAACTGCTGAATAAAGCGCTGTTAAACCGATATTATCAGATAACGACATGGGATATTCCGCAGGGTTATCTCTGCCCGCCAATACCCGGGCGAGCGGATTATATTCATCGTGCCGCCGATCTGCTGAGTCATGAGCCGGATTTGGTGTTGGCTCAGGTCAAGGCTCTGGATATTGGTGTCGGTGCGAATTGTATCTACCCGATTATCGGTGTCTGTGACTACGGTTGGCATTATACTGCCAGTGATATTGATCCGGTCTCAATCAAGAGTGCCAACCGAATCGCGGCAAGTAATGCTGTGCTTCAGGGGAAGGTTGAATGTCGGTTGCAGCAAGACAGTCGCTGTTTATTCAAAGGCATTATCCAACCGGGTGAGCGTTATCACATCACCACCTGCAATCCACCGTTTCATCAGTCACAGCAAGCCGCTTTACAAGGTACCCAGCGAAAGCTCAGTAATCTCAATGCCAACCGGATGAAGCGTGGTCATGCCGGTCATAACCAGAATCAACCACAGCCGACACTGAACTTCGGCGGACAAAACGCTGAGCTTTGGTGTCCCGGTGGTGAAGCGACTTTTATTAAAAATATGGCACTGGAAAGTCGTGAGTTTGCCGAGCAGGTCCTCTGGTTTACCACACTGATCTCCAAGAAAGAGAATGTGCGTTGGATGCAGAAACAACTGCAAAAGGTCGGTGTGCAGGAGATACAAATCGTTGAAATGAGCCAAGGTCAGAAGCGTAGCCGTTTTATCGCCTGGACATTTATGACTGCATCGCAACGTCAACAGTGGCTCATCACATCTGCACGGGTATCGAAGTAA
- a CDS encoding ABC transporter ATP-binding protein, protein MSFIVELSEVNKVFHTEEIETHALNEISFVIEKGEYVSISGPSGCGKSTLLSILGLLDSPSGGKYVINGFEVGSLNPRRMAEIRNQEIGFVFQSFNLISDLTVEENVMLPLTYRKGMTTKEMQSAALAALEKVDMQHRSKHFPSHLSGGQQQRVAIARAIVGQPSLLLADEPTGNLDSKNAEAVMNLFDQLHSDGVTICIVTHDPRSAAHALRQIDIFDGMVIDDRHLDSQGLVA, encoded by the coding sequence ATGTCATTCATTGTCGAGTTGAGTGAGGTTAATAAAGTCTTTCATACGGAAGAGATTGAAACTCATGCGCTAAACGAGATTAGTTTTGTGATCGAGAAAGGTGAGTATGTCTCTATCTCCGGCCCTTCCGGTTGTGGGAAGTCGACTTTACTCTCGATATTAGGTCTGCTGGATAGTCCCAGCGGCGGAAAATATGTCATCAATGGTTTTGAGGTCGGATCATTGAATCCGCGTAGGATGGCTGAAATTCGTAATCAGGAAATTGGTTTTGTCTTCCAGTCCTTCAATCTCATCAGCGATTTGACGGTTGAAGAGAATGTCATGCTGCCACTGACTTACCGTAAAGGCATGACGACAAAAGAGATGCAGTCTGCTGCATTGGCTGCTTTGGAAAAAGTAGATATGCAACATCGTAGTAAGCATTTTCCCTCCCATCTTTCCGGTGGACAGCAACAACGGGTTGCTATTGCCCGAGCAATTGTCGGCCAGCCTTCACTACTGTTGGCGGATGAACCGACCGGTAATCTGGATTCTAAAAATGCCGAAGCTGTCATGAATTTGTTTGATCAGCTGCATTCCGATGGCGTAACCATTTGTATCGTTACGCATGATCCCCGCTCTGCTGCACATGCTTTAAGGCAGATTGATATTTTTGACGGAATGGTCATTGATGACCGTCATCTTGATAGTCAGGGGTTGGTTGCCTGA
- a CDS encoding PepSY-associated TM helix domain-containing protein, whose protein sequence is MNVQSSQSPATLLLAFIARLHFYVGIFVGPFIFIAALTGTLYVLTPQIEQRLYHHELTTPNQGAFHTLAAQIRAARESLPHDLKLKAVRPSIGEGYTTRVMFIDPDLYGYESQTVFVDPVTLEVRGKLASYGTSGILPLRIKLDYLHQNLMLGQWGRVYSELAASWLWIAAVGGLILWWTTRRRQKRVRQRGNNRNTYVKHRRRHVQAGLIIVLGLFFISATGLTWSKWAGSHIAEWRQAIGWVTPSVSRDLPGHETSMSGMSASHDAHAEHHAKPQDTHGISHAQDGQFDGVLMAARLAGIDAAKLEIVPAKTPDKAWLVREIDRAWPTQVDSVAVDARNMVVTSRADFEHFPLIAKLIRWGIDAHMGVLFGLPNQLLLAAFGLTLCMMVIWGYRMWWKRRPAAGSPAQTLLQTWLVMPMLYRALAVIIAVSLGLALPVMGVSLLCFVVIDALRWWRAGQVMKTRSASS, encoded by the coding sequence ATGAATGTTCAGTCTTCACAATCACCGGCAACTCTGTTGCTGGCTTTTATTGCGCGGCTTCACTTTTATGTGGGGATTTTTGTCGGTCCTTTTATTTTTATTGCTGCCCTGACAGGGACGCTTTATGTACTGACACCTCAAATTGAGCAGCGGTTATATCATCATGAGCTCACGACCCCGAATCAGGGGGCGTTTCATACACTGGCGGCGCAGATCCGCGCAGCGCGGGAAAGTTTACCGCATGATTTAAAACTCAAAGCGGTCCGCCCTTCGATAGGAGAAGGATATACCACACGGGTGATGTTTATTGATCCGGACTTATACGGTTATGAATCTCAGACGGTGTTTGTCGATCCTGTCACATTAGAAGTTCGGGGCAAACTGGCAAGTTATGGCACCAGTGGGATTTTGCCACTGCGTATCAAACTGGATTATCTGCATCAAAATTTGATGTTAGGGCAATGGGGACGAGTCTACAGTGAGTTAGCCGCGTCTTGGTTGTGGATTGCCGCTGTTGGTGGTTTGATTTTATGGTGGACGACTCGACGTCGGCAAAAGCGGGTCCGGCAGCGGGGTAACAATCGCAATACTTATGTTAAACACCGTCGTCGTCATGTTCAGGCCGGTTTAATCATTGTTTTGGGGCTGTTTTTTATCTCAGCGACGGGCTTAACCTGGTCGAAGTGGGCCGGTAGTCATATTGCTGAGTGGCGTCAGGCGATTGGCTGGGTGACGCCTTCCGTATCCAGAGATTTACCCGGACACGAGACATCGATGTCTGGTATGTCCGCTAGTCATGACGCCCATGCCGAACATCACGCCAAACCACAAGACACCCATGGCATCAGCCATGCACAGGATGGACAATTCGATGGGGTCCTCATGGCGGCAAGGCTAGCCGGTATTGATGCTGCGAAACTGGAGATTGTCCCTGCAAAGACACCCGATAAAGCATGGCTTGTGCGTGAAATCGATCGCGCCTGGCCGACACAGGTCGATAGTGTTGCTGTTGATGCTCGAAACATGGTCGTCACCAGTCGGGCTGATTTCGAACATTTCCCGCTGATTGCAAAATTGATTCGCTGGGGGATTGATGCCCACATGGGGGTTCTGTTTGGTTTACCGAATCAGTTACTACTTGCTGCGTTTGGTCTGACGCTATGCATGATGGTGATTTGGGGTTATCGCATGTGGTGGAAACGACGTCCTGCTGCCGGTTCTCCGGCGCAGACATTATTGCAAACTTGGCTGGTGATGCCGATGTTATACCGAGCGCTTGCGGTCATCATTGCGGTGTCGCTGGGGCTGGCGCTGCCGGTGATGGGTGTGAGCTTGCTGTGTTTTGTGGTGATTGATGCATTGCGCTGGTGGCGTGCCGGGCAAGTGATGAAAACACGTTCAGCTTCATCCTGA
- a CDS encoding DUF2946 domain-containing protein, whose protein sequence is MFNCIRTHDRFTYRSWLKLKWQQFMAWCGLFAMVMIYMAPLVSQTMVMSQAGVHSQTVVASQTMMMHESAHHHPSRQTTEHLATHPTAVTHQDAHTLHHAWCGYCSLLLHMSAITYSPLQLASHRAVLVWSRMTIQPFLLRAEWRKKQLPRAPPTTLFP, encoded by the coding sequence ATGTTCAATTGCATTCGTACTCATGATCGTTTCACATATCGTTCATGGCTGAAGCTCAAGTGGCAACAGTTTATGGCGTGGTGTGGGCTATTCGCCATGGTGATGATTTACATGGCACCGTTAGTCTCCCAGACGATGGTGATGTCTCAAGCCGGTGTACATTCTCAAACAGTGGTTGCTTCTCAAACCATGATGATGCACGAGTCAGCGCATCATCACCCGAGTCGTCAGACAACTGAACATCTCGCGACGCACCCAACGGCAGTGACCCACCAAGACGCTCACACCTTGCATCATGCATGGTGTGGCTACTGTTCTTTGTTGCTGCATATGAGTGCGATTACGTACTCGCCACTACAGTTAGCGTCTCACCGCGCTGTATTGGTGTGGTCTCGTATGACGATTCAACCGTTCTTATTACGCGCCGAATGGCGTAAAAAACAGCTTCCCCGAGCCCCACCGACGACTTTGTTTCCCTGA
- a CDS encoding sensor histidine kinase, translating to MLDTSIQTVQRRLMLVASVTPTGLLLLIMVVHGYSGYLIALTGFLSALLITYCLVTVDHSLNFHLATVMNLVESLTNNEFSMRGKRTGRNDSMDGLIGMINRLSESMNRQRLEIRQQQYLVKKIINNIDVAIFAFNDQGEIAFVNKGAGQLFDQEPKSMPGQLIDSLAIHDLLQCAPGDVMEWHFPQKIGQFQINQDCYYENSRRQTLLFVTDVSELLRGQEHRAWKNLLRVLSHEINNTLTPIASLSQILREFLPQEKNESITEVDSGLKIIEERAKNLKSFIESYRKLTQLPAPIKRQQNIKMLLRELLPLFEHRKINIVCCQETLKINIDPVQIQQLLINVFKNADEAMTDPKGTITVSCEVQKHNLSLEILDQGTGISNKSNLFVPFYSTKSHGSGIGLTLCRQIAENHSGYFSIDNREDMQGCVARLILPI from the coding sequence ATGTTAGATACGTCAATCCAAACTGTGCAGCGGCGATTGATGCTTGTTGCTTCTGTAACACCGACGGGTCTGCTGCTGCTGATCATGGTGGTACATGGTTATTCGGGTTATCTGATTGCGCTGACGGGATTCTTGAGTGCATTACTCATTACGTATTGTCTGGTGACCGTTGATCACAGCTTAAATTTTCATTTGGCAACTGTAATGAACTTAGTTGAATCGTTGACCAACAATGAGTTTAGTATGCGAGGGAAGCGAACCGGACGAAACGATTCAATGGATGGTCTGATCGGGATGATTAATCGCCTGTCTGAGTCGATGAATCGACAGCGTTTGGAAATCCGTCAGCAGCAGTACCTAGTGAAGAAGATCATCAACAATATTGATGTCGCTATATTTGCCTTTAATGACCAAGGTGAAATTGCGTTCGTCAATAAAGGTGCCGGTCAGCTATTCGACCAGGAGCCAAAGTCGATGCCGGGACAATTGATCGACTCACTGGCGATTCATGACTTACTTCAATGTGCTCCCGGAGATGTGATGGAGTGGCATTTTCCACAGAAGATCGGACAGTTTCAGATCAATCAGGATTGTTATTACGAAAATAGTCGCAGACAAACCTTGCTGTTTGTCACGGATGTCAGTGAACTACTGCGCGGACAAGAACACCGGGCATGGAAAAACTTGCTGCGGGTATTAAGCCATGAAATCAACAATACTCTGACGCCGATAGCGTCACTGAGCCAGATTCTGAGAGAGTTTCTGCCGCAAGAAAAAAACGAGTCGATTACAGAAGTCGATAGCGGGTTGAAAATTATTGAAGAACGAGCGAAAAATCTCAAATCTTTTATTGAGAGCTATCGCAAGCTGACTCAGTTACCGGCACCGATTAAACGACAACAAAATATCAAGATGCTGCTCAGGGAATTGCTGCCGCTGTTTGAACATCGCAAGATCAATATTGTCTGTTGTCAGGAAACGCTGAAAATCAACATTGATCCGGTACAGATACAGCAGTTATTGATCAATGTATTTAAAAATGCCGATGAAGCAATGACCGATCCGAAAGGTACGATTACAGTGTCATGTGAAGTACAAAAGCATAATTTGAGTCTGGAAATACTGGATCAGGGAACCGGTATTTCCAATAAAAGTAATCTGTTTGTCCCGTTTTATAGTACTAAATCTCACGGCAGCGGCATTGGATTAACTTTGTGTCGGCAGATTGCAGAAAACCATAGCGGATATTTTTCGATCGATAATCGTGAGGATATGCAGGGCTGTGTTGCCCGATTAATATTACCGATATAG
- a CDS encoding ADOP family duplicated permease, translating to MSWLFDLKYAVRLMLKRPGFTVFTMLIMACGLGLCIYMYSLINTLAFKPLSFPDGERMVMVSPSMNGIRFGDSPMSYADFKDIRDKSHRLEDIGYYYGDVANVSIDGKASHYIAIRSRSDLFAFTHTQPVMGRLFTDADTIEGANPVAVIGYELWQNYFGGRQDIIGQRVQINGIGTEIIGIMPLGYEFPMNNQIWLPSQLNEAKFTVENAPKVSVFAKLKPGIELADADVELQDIMASRASQYPEINTGRSAFTITFMDSFIGEDSKPIFLVMLLGVGFVLLLACCNVGNLLLARATERSKESAIRIAHGAPTFRLVIQMMWESTLICTLGGILGVLFAGWGLSLTNGLIRSIVPGKPAFWWELGLDADVLLKTILLVVIVSLVTGLLPAWKMTQCNINEVLRDGTRGAQSRSSGRISRILVIFEVALSCAVLSLGALLSLVVYEATKIDYGVQPQGIYTGKISLPDQYYNTPESLLTFYNRLQSDLESSPTISKAGMMSSVPGAFMVASKVELEGHQQLRSQQNLLPRANNVTVMPGTLKLLGVRLEEGRMLSLSDDQNSQKVVVITRSFAQRYWPEERHIIGKQIRWAGKDGWYTVVGIVSHVIQGRPFGYSKRMPTIYRSLMQAPVRNFSVVANSAQRENLTIPIERAVADIDTGLSVYQVKPLAQVIARNTAALTYIAILFNVFGMVAVLLAGSGIYGVMAKAISQRYQELGIRRALGATESRIIHMLMKQGWLQLLVGLLISGPIVMFAGPLITRILGHSPWSVWALFALTAAGISGVVSLATLLPALKAVRLRPMDALREQ from the coding sequence ATGAGTTGGTTATTTGATCTGAAATATGCTGTCAGACTGATGCTTAAGCGTCCGGGATTTACGGTCTTCACCATGCTGATTATGGCCTGTGGTCTTGGCTTATGTATTTATATGTATTCCCTCATTAATACATTGGCATTTAAACCTCTCTCATTTCCTGACGGAGAGCGAATGGTGATGGTTAGCCCCAGCATGAATGGGATTCGATTCGGCGATTCACCCATGAGTTATGCGGACTTTAAAGATATCCGGGATAAGAGCCATCGGTTGGAAGACATCGGTTATTACTACGGTGATGTTGCGAATGTCAGTATTGACGGTAAAGCTTCTCATTATATTGCAATTCGCAGTCGTTCTGATCTATTCGCATTCACTCATACTCAGCCGGTTATGGGACGGTTATTTACCGATGCGGATACAATTGAAGGGGCGAATCCGGTGGCTGTAATCGGTTATGAATTATGGCAAAACTATTTTGGCGGACGTCAGGATATTATTGGTCAGCGGGTTCAAATTAACGGTATCGGTACGGAGATCATTGGGATAATGCCGCTCGGATATGAATTTCCTATGAATAACCAGATTTGGTTACCGAGCCAGCTTAACGAAGCGAAATTTACAGTAGAGAATGCTCCAAAAGTCTCTGTTTTTGCCAAGCTTAAACCTGGGATTGAGCTGGCGGATGCTGATGTCGAATTGCAAGATATTATGGCGTCACGGGCATCACAGTATCCTGAAATCAATACCGGACGTTCTGCCTTTACAATTACATTTATGGACAGCTTCATTGGAGAAGATTCAAAACCGATTTTTCTGGTGATGCTACTGGGTGTCGGATTTGTACTGCTGCTTGCCTGTTGTAATGTCGGTAACCTGTTGTTGGCGCGAGCAACAGAACGTTCTAAAGAGAGTGCTATTCGAATTGCGCACGGTGCACCGACCTTTAGGTTAGTCATACAGATGATGTGGGAAAGCACCCTGATATGCACGCTGGGAGGTATTCTGGGAGTACTGTTTGCCGGGTGGGGACTGTCACTGACCAATGGGTTGATTCGCTCAATTGTTCCTGGGAAACCAGCATTCTGGTGGGAGCTGGGGTTGGATGCCGATGTGCTGCTGAAGACTATTTTATTGGTTGTTATTGTCAGCTTGGTAACCGGATTATTGCCAGCATGGAAAATGACCCAATGCAATATTAACGAAGTCCTGAGAGATGGAACTCGTGGTGCTCAGAGCCGCAGTAGCGGTCGGATCAGCCGCATATTGGTTATCTTTGAGGTTGCTTTGTCTTGTGCTGTGCTGTCACTTGGCGCGCTATTGTCCCTGGTGGTTTATGAAGCAACAAAGATTGATTATGGTGTTCAGCCTCAGGGTATTTATACCGGGAAAATCAGTTTACCGGATCAGTACTACAATACGCCGGAGAGTTTGTTGACATTCTATAACCGTCTACAAAGTGATCTGGAGTCTTCACCGACCATTTCCAAAGCAGGGATGATGAGTTCAGTACCCGGTGCGTTTATGGTTGCTAGTAAAGTTGAACTCGAAGGCCATCAACAACTCCGTTCACAACAAAACTTGTTGCCTCGGGCGAATAATGTCACGGTAATGCCGGGAACACTGAAACTATTGGGAGTCAGACTGGAAGAAGGCAGGATGCTGAGTTTGTCTGATGATCAGAACTCTCAGAAGGTGGTCGTGATTACCCGATCATTTGCCCAGCGATATTGGCCGGAAGAACGTCATATCATCGGAAAACAGATCCGTTGGGCAGGGAAAGATGGCTGGTATACTGTGGTTGGTATCGTGTCTCATGTGATTCAAGGACGTCCGTTCGGTTACAGCAAACGAATGCCGACAATATATCGCTCACTGATGCAGGCACCGGTGCGTAATTTTTCCGTCGTTGCAAATTCCGCCCAGAGAGAAAACCTGACTATTCCAATCGAGCGGGCCGTGGCAGATATCGATACTGGATTATCGGTTTATCAGGTGAAACCACTGGCTCAGGTGATTGCCCGGAATACTGCCGCTCTGACATATATTGCGATATTATTCAATGTGTTTGGTATGGTTGCTGTATTACTGGCTGGTAGTGGAATTTATGGTGTCATGGCAAAAGCGATTAGTCAGCGATATCAGGAACTGGGTATCCGTCGTGCATTGGGTGCAACGGAAAGTCGTATCATCCATATGCTGATGAAGCAGGGATGGCTACAACTGCTGGTTGGTTTGCTGATTAGCGGGCCAATCGTGATGTTTGCCGGTCCGCTGATTACCCGGATTCTGGGACATAGTCCATGGAGTGTATGGGCTTTGTTTGCGCTGACGGCTGCCGGTATTAGTGGCGTGGTTTCTCTTGCAACCTTGCTTCCGGCACTGAAGGCAGTCAGGTTAAGACCCATGGATGCCTTGCGGGAGCAGTAA
- a CDS encoding carboxylesterase family protein, with protein sequence MNQSIGKLSTFLLSLSLAFGGTSSAFAYTEQVTLKQGVMTGVTDSNSGTNHWLGIPYAQAPVGALRWQLPQPPKASHEHFQANQQGNLCPQVSSGEVIGNEDCLNLNIYRPNTQQTLPVLLYIHGGNNQGGRADEFDPSQLAVDINAVIVTLNYRLGALGFNPLTVLKSDDAVQASGNFTLLDQARALDWIRNHISHFGGQADNITVSGFSAGGRDVMAMLISPLFAGKFEHAVVFSGGMTTSPVEASQNVFRRAFASLVVEDGIQPDQQSAEAWLAQSTPTVKKYLLGLPADRIARLMQNAAIRMSVFPHLYRDGTVLPQEGFATHRYNEVPTMMLTGHDEFSFFALGDPYFRQKEDWTTDPKVVNEYGFVYRYGGMLYRSFNVAESAQKMAAHFRAPIYAGEFDYGSDPTVVGPQMKHLGAFHGVFLPLLDDHFRKPYLGKAFDSPGAKALGALFKRHLKAFIRTGHTSFSDATRWNPWNLKREDQGQTVYMMDANHDVAIAYRSEPTFTVKDVIAMIEDDHTISQESKTYLLQHVLNGRWFSRELDEHFGSPNLWVE encoded by the coding sequence ATGAATCAATCTATTGGTAAATTATCAACGTTTTTACTCTCTCTATCACTGGCATTCGGCGGAACGTCTTCTGCCTTCGCTTATACCGAACAAGTGACATTAAAGCAGGGCGTGATGACCGGCGTCACTGACTCAAATTCCGGTACCAATCACTGGCTGGGTATTCCTTATGCTCAGGCACCGGTTGGTGCATTACGTTGGCAACTGCCTCAGCCTCCCAAGGCCAGCCATGAACATTTTCAGGCCAATCAGCAAGGCAATCTTTGTCCTCAGGTCTCATCTGGGGAAGTGATTGGTAATGAAGATTGTCTGAATCTGAATATTTATCGCCCGAATACTCAGCAAACGCTGCCGGTTCTGCTTTATATTCATGGTGGCAACAATCAAGGTGGTCGGGCCGATGAATTTGACCCGAGTCAACTGGCCGTCGATATCAATGCTGTGATTGTCACTTTGAATTATCGTCTGGGAGCACTTGGTTTCAATCCACTTACGGTGCTGAAATCAGATGATGCTGTTCAGGCTTCCGGTAATTTTACCTTACTTGATCAGGCGCGGGCTCTGGACTGGATACGCAATCATATCAGTCACTTTGGCGGGCAGGCAGATAATATCACGGTCTCCGGATTTTCAGCCGGTGGGCGCGATGTGATGGCGATGCTGATTTCTCCGCTGTTTGCCGGCAAGTTCGAACATGCGGTTGTGTTTAGCGGTGGGATGACGACATCTCCGGTTGAAGCAAGCCAGAACGTTTTTCGTCGTGCGTTTGCGTCGTTGGTGGTCGAAGACGGGATTCAGCCGGATCAGCAATCAGCCGAAGCGTGGTTAGCGCAATCGACACCGACAGTTAAAAAATATTTGTTGGGACTTCCGGCGGATCGGATTGCCCGTTTGATGCAAAACGCAGCGATTCGGATGAGTGTCTTCCCACATCTCTATCGGGATGGCACGGTGTTACCGCAAGAGGGGTTTGCAACGCATCGCTATAACGAAGTTCCGACTATGATGCTGACGGGGCATGATGAGTTCTCTTTCTTTGCGTTAGGTGATCCCTATTTCCGTCAGAAAGAAGATTGGACCACGGATCCGAAAGTGGTCAATGAATATGGCTTTGTCTATCGATATGGCGGTATGTTGTATCGGTCATTTAATGTTGCTGAATCGGCACAAAAAATGGCGGCACATTTCCGGGCTCCGATTTATGCGGGAGAGTTTGACTACGGTTCGGATCCGACGGTGGTCGGTCCTCAGATGAAACATCTGGGTGCATTTCACGGCGTTTTCTTGCCACTGCTGGATGATCACTTTCGTAAACCTTATTTAGGAAAGGCATTTGATTCTCCGGGCGCGAAAGCTTTAGGCGCGTTATTTAAGCGTCACTTGAAGGCATTTATCCGCACCGGCCATACGAGTTTTTCCGACGCGACGCGATGGAACCCGTGGAATCTGAAGCGTGAAGATCAAGGACAAACCGTTTACATGATGGATGCTAACCACGATGTAGCCATTGCTTATCGTAGTGAACCAACCTTCACGGTCAAAGATGTCATCGCTATGATTGAAGATGACCACACAATTAGTCAAGAGAGCAAAACCTATTTGCTACAGCATGTACTGAACGGTCGTTGGTTCAGTCGGGAACTTGATGAACACTTTGGTAGTCCCAATCTATGGGTTGAGTGA